One window of Perca flavescens isolate YP-PL-M2 chromosome 15, PFLA_1.0, whole genome shotgun sequence genomic DNA carries:
- the pglyrp6 gene encoding peptidoglycan recognition protein 6 isoform X1 encodes MERGGWKRTLALVMVLVGTYAEALFSRHMDDFIEAVKQVEEGSPGSEPIAVLRTLRQSAGLDTKASLSAYISEAVAHRVTESSEEEGVVLTSDGTTVALAPVLLGIEAGLRGKATGRVRTGSLYQLTLGKDLESAAVTHRLGPDGCWDSITAPRVFTLLPYLPDSLPLLTAAQVNGGMDGVLLGVEVSAKSRRATKLSGLLTEYYSRQLGSEGLDGAPKIISRRRRENFKALLVPQMLERQLVRLVELHRRLKGRPTMDAKKKKQLTRVVKERIKEFVRTYMDCPPIIPRCMWGAEPYRGTPTNLSLPLSFMYIHHTHTPSQPCLTFQQCSADMRSMQRFHQEDRGWDDIGYSFVAGSDGNIYEGRGWLQRGAHTLGHNSIGYGVSFIGDYSATLPSQHAMGLVRDQLASCAVAGGRLVANFTVHGHRQVVNTSCPGDTLYNEIRGWAHYGEVKK; translated from the exons ATGGAAAGAGGAGGCTGGAAACGTACGCTGGCTCTGGTTATGGTGTTGGTCGGCACGTATGCAGAAG CTTTATTTTCCCGACACATGGATGACTTCATCGAGGCGGTGAAGCAGGTGGAGGAGGGGTCACCGGGGTCAGAGCCGATCGCCGTGTTAAGAACGCTGCGCCAGTCGGCCGGCCTCGACACGAAGGCGAGCCTCTCTGCTTACATCAGCGAGGCTGTGGCTCACAGAGTGACCGAAAGTTCGGAAGAGGAAGGCGTGGTTCTAACTTCGGACGGCACCACTGTGGCCCTGGCGCCGGTGCTTCTGGGCATCGAGGCGGGCTTGCGCGGCAAGGCTACCGGGCGCGTGCGTACCGGCAGCCTGTACCAGCTCACTCTCGGCAAAGATCTGGAAAGCGCTGCCGTCACCCACCGTCTGGGACCGGACGGCTGCTGGGACAGCATCACTGCTCCACGGGTCTTCACCCTTCTG ccctacctcCCGGACAGCCTGCCTCTTCTCACCGCAGCTCAGGTCAACGGCGGCATGGATGGAGTTCTTCTCGGCGTGGAGGTCTCCGCCAAATCCAGACGAGCCACGAAGCTCAGCGGGCTGCTGACCGAGTACTACAGCCGCCAGCTGGGGAGCGAAGGACTGGACGGAGCCCCGAAAATCATCAGCAGGCGCCGCAGGGAGAACTTTAAAGCACTTCTAGTTCCTCAAATGCTGGAGAGACAGCTGGTGAGATTGGTGGAGCTGCATCGGAGACTGAAGGGACGCCCGACAATGGAcgcgaagaagaagaaacagctGACGCGTGTGGTGAAAGAGAGAATCAAAGAGTTCGTCCGTACGTACATGG ATTGCCCCCCCATCATCCCTCGCTGTATGTGGGGTGCAGAGCCGTACAGAGGGACCCCCACCAAcctgtccctccctctctccttcatgTACAtccaccacacccacacaccgaGCCAGCCCTGTCTCACCTTCCAGCAGTGCTCGGCAGACATGCGCTCCATGCAGCGCTTCCACCAGGAGGACAGAGGCTGGGACGACATCGGATACAG TTTCGTGGCGGGCTCTGACGGGAACATCTACGAGGGCCGAGGCTGGCTGCAGCGAGGTGCCCACACGCTGGGACACAACTCCATCGGCTACGGTGTGTCCTTCATCGGGGACTACTCCGCCACGCTGCCCTCCCAGCATGCCATGGGGCTGGTGAGAGATCAGCTGGCGTCCTGCGCCGTCGCCGGCGGCCGGCTGGTGGCCAACTTCACCGTGCATGGGCACCGACAGGTGGTGAACACTTCCTGTCCCGGAGACACTCTCTACAACGAGATCAGAGGTTGGGCACACTATGGG GAGGTAAAGAAATGA
- the pglyrp6 gene encoding peptidoglycan recognition protein 6 isoform X2: MERGGWKRTLALVMVLVGTYAEALFSRHMDDFIEAVKQVEEGSPGSEPIAVLRTLRQSAGLDTKASLSAYISEAVAHRVTESSEEEGVVLTSDGTTVALAPVLLGIEAGLRGKATGRVRTGSLYQLTLGKDLESAAVTHRLGPDGCWDSITAPRVFTLLPYLPDSLPLLTAAQVNGGMDGVLLGVEVSAKSRRATKLSGLLTEYYSRQLGSEGLDGAPKIISRRRRENFKALLVPQMLERQLVRLVELHRRLKGRPTMDAKKKKQLTRVVKERIKEFVHCPPIIPRCMWGAEPYRGTPTNLSLPLSFMYIHHTHTPSQPCLTFQQCSADMRSMQRFHQEDRGWDDIGYSFVAGSDGNIYEGRGWLQRGAHTLGHNSIGYGVSFIGDYSATLPSQHAMGLVRDQLASCAVAGGRLVANFTVHGHRQVVNTSCPGDTLYNEIRGWAHYGEVKK; encoded by the exons ATGGAAAGAGGAGGCTGGAAACGTACGCTGGCTCTGGTTATGGTGTTGGTCGGCACGTATGCAGAAG CTTTATTTTCCCGACACATGGATGACTTCATCGAGGCGGTGAAGCAGGTGGAGGAGGGGTCACCGGGGTCAGAGCCGATCGCCGTGTTAAGAACGCTGCGCCAGTCGGCCGGCCTCGACACGAAGGCGAGCCTCTCTGCTTACATCAGCGAGGCTGTGGCTCACAGAGTGACCGAAAGTTCGGAAGAGGAAGGCGTGGTTCTAACTTCGGACGGCACCACTGTGGCCCTGGCGCCGGTGCTTCTGGGCATCGAGGCGGGCTTGCGCGGCAAGGCTACCGGGCGCGTGCGTACCGGCAGCCTGTACCAGCTCACTCTCGGCAAAGATCTGGAAAGCGCTGCCGTCACCCACCGTCTGGGACCGGACGGCTGCTGGGACAGCATCACTGCTCCACGGGTCTTCACCCTTCTG ccctacctcCCGGACAGCCTGCCTCTTCTCACCGCAGCTCAGGTCAACGGCGGCATGGATGGAGTTCTTCTCGGCGTGGAGGTCTCCGCCAAATCCAGACGAGCCACGAAGCTCAGCGGGCTGCTGACCGAGTACTACAGCCGCCAGCTGGGGAGCGAAGGACTGGACGGAGCCCCGAAAATCATCAGCAGGCGCCGCAGGGAGAACTTTAAAGCACTTCTAGTTCCTCAAATGCTGGAGAGACAGCTGGTGAGATTGGTGGAGCTGCATCGGAGACTGAAGGGACGCCCGACAATGGAcgcgaagaagaagaaacagctGACGCGTGTGGTGAAAGAGAGAATCAAAGAGTTCGTCC ATTGCCCCCCCATCATCCCTCGCTGTATGTGGGGTGCAGAGCCGTACAGAGGGACCCCCACCAAcctgtccctccctctctccttcatgTACAtccaccacacccacacaccgaGCCAGCCCTGTCTCACCTTCCAGCAGTGCTCGGCAGACATGCGCTCCATGCAGCGCTTCCACCAGGAGGACAGAGGCTGGGACGACATCGGATACAG TTTCGTGGCGGGCTCTGACGGGAACATCTACGAGGGCCGAGGCTGGCTGCAGCGAGGTGCCCACACGCTGGGACACAACTCCATCGGCTACGGTGTGTCCTTCATCGGGGACTACTCCGCCACGCTGCCCTCCCAGCATGCCATGGGGCTGGTGAGAGATCAGCTGGCGTCCTGCGCCGTCGCCGGCGGCCGGCTGGTGGCCAACTTCACCGTGCATGGGCACCGACAGGTGGTGAACACTTCCTGTCCCGGAGACACTCTCTACAACGAGATCAGAGGTTGGGCACACTATGGG GAGGTAAAGAAATGA
- the trappc5 gene encoding trafficking protein particle complex subunit 5 produces MDTRFTRGKSNILERPLTRPKTEVSVSAFALLFSEMVQYCQSRVYSVSELQTRLADMGQSVGASMLDVLVLREKNGKRETKVLNMLLFIKVNVWKSLFGKEADKLEQANDDDKTYYIIEKEPLINAYISVPKENSSLNCAAFTGGIMEAILTHSGFPAKVTAHWHKGTTLMIKFNESVIARDKALDGR; encoded by the exons ATGGACACGCGCTTCACTCGAGGGAAATCCAACATCTTGGAGCGCCCGCTGACCCGACCCAAGACCGAGGTCAGCGTGAGCGCCTTCGCCCTCCTGTTCTCCGAGATGGTCCAGTACTGTCAGAGTCGCGTGTACTCGGTGTCGGAGCTGCAGACCCGCCTGGCGGACATGGGCCAGAGCGTGGGCGCCAGCATGCTGGACGTGCTAGTGCTGAGGGAGAAGAATGGCAAGAGGGAGACCAAAGTGCTCAACATGCTGCTCTTCATCAAG GTTAACGTGTGGAAGTCTTTGTTTGGGAAGGAGGCAGACAAGCTGGAGCAGGCCAACGACGACGACAAGACCTACTACATCATAGAAAAGGAGCCGCTCATCAACGCCTACATCTCGGTGCCCAAGGAGAACAGCAGCTTGAACTGCGCCGCTTTCACCGGCGGCATCATGGAGGCCATCCTCACGCACAGCGGCTTCCCCGCCAAAGTCACCGCCCACTGGCACAAAGGCACCACGCTGATGATAAAGTTCAACGAGTCGGTCATCGCCCGGGACAAGGCTCTGGATGGCAGATAG
- the pglyrp6 gene encoding peptidoglycan recognition protein 6 isoform X3, which produces MDDFIEAVKQVEEGSPGSEPIAVLRTLRQSAGLDTKASLSAYISEAVAHRVTESSEEEGVVLTSDGTTVALAPVLLGIEAGLRGKATGRVRTGSLYQLTLGKDLESAAVTHRLGPDGCWDSITAPRVFTLLPYLPDSLPLLTAAQVNGGMDGVLLGVEVSAKSRRATKLSGLLTEYYSRQLGSEGLDGAPKIISRRRRENFKALLVPQMLERQLVRLVELHRRLKGRPTMDAKKKKQLTRVVKERIKEFVRTYMDCPPIIPRCMWGAEPYRGTPTNLSLPLSFMYIHHTHTPSQPCLTFQQCSADMRSMQRFHQEDRGWDDIGYSFVAGSDGNIYEGRGWLQRGAHTLGHNSIGYGVSFIGDYSATLPSQHAMGLVRDQLASCAVAGGRLVANFTVHGHRQVVNTSCPGDTLYNEIRGWAHYGEVKK; this is translated from the exons ATGGATGACTTCATCGAGGCGGTGAAGCAGGTGGAGGAGGGGTCACCGGGGTCAGAGCCGATCGCCGTGTTAAGAACGCTGCGCCAGTCGGCCGGCCTCGACACGAAGGCGAGCCTCTCTGCTTACATCAGCGAGGCTGTGGCTCACAGAGTGACCGAAAGTTCGGAAGAGGAAGGCGTGGTTCTAACTTCGGACGGCACCACTGTGGCCCTGGCGCCGGTGCTTCTGGGCATCGAGGCGGGCTTGCGCGGCAAGGCTACCGGGCGCGTGCGTACCGGCAGCCTGTACCAGCTCACTCTCGGCAAAGATCTGGAAAGCGCTGCCGTCACCCACCGTCTGGGACCGGACGGCTGCTGGGACAGCATCACTGCTCCACGGGTCTTCACCCTTCTG ccctacctcCCGGACAGCCTGCCTCTTCTCACCGCAGCTCAGGTCAACGGCGGCATGGATGGAGTTCTTCTCGGCGTGGAGGTCTCCGCCAAATCCAGACGAGCCACGAAGCTCAGCGGGCTGCTGACCGAGTACTACAGCCGCCAGCTGGGGAGCGAAGGACTGGACGGAGCCCCGAAAATCATCAGCAGGCGCCGCAGGGAGAACTTTAAAGCACTTCTAGTTCCTCAAATGCTGGAGAGACAGCTGGTGAGATTGGTGGAGCTGCATCGGAGACTGAAGGGACGCCCGACAATGGAcgcgaagaagaagaaacagctGACGCGTGTGGTGAAAGAGAGAATCAAAGAGTTCGTCCGTACGTACATGG ATTGCCCCCCCATCATCCCTCGCTGTATGTGGGGTGCAGAGCCGTACAGAGGGACCCCCACCAAcctgtccctccctctctccttcatgTACAtccaccacacccacacaccgaGCCAGCCCTGTCTCACCTTCCAGCAGTGCTCGGCAGACATGCGCTCCATGCAGCGCTTCCACCAGGAGGACAGAGGCTGGGACGACATCGGATACAG TTTCGTGGCGGGCTCTGACGGGAACATCTACGAGGGCCGAGGCTGGCTGCAGCGAGGTGCCCACACGCTGGGACACAACTCCATCGGCTACGGTGTGTCCTTCATCGGGGACTACTCCGCCACGCTGCCCTCCCAGCATGCCATGGGGCTGGTGAGAGATCAGCTGGCGTCCTGCGCCGTCGCCGGCGGCCGGCTGGTGGCCAACTTCACCGTGCATGGGCACCGACAGGTGGTGAACACTTCCTGTCCCGGAGACACTCTCTACAACGAGATCAGAGGTTGGGCACACTATGGG GAGGTAAAGAAATGA